The following coding sequences lie in one Streptomyces sp. NBC_00464 genomic window:
- a CDS encoding DUF6009 family protein translates to MSSLLNESDLRHENAVVWLENPEDLDYVRQALDKTPRRRGRPRYERDGRMVGYTELDAHAEADPDSGLQRRRVFFLLPHDRDAKPDGPYHEGAPGEAVDPRTIEPCRVGDKTPRSQRGPAAGIAASQ, encoded by the coding sequence ATGAGTTCGCTGCTGAACGAGAGCGACCTCCGCCATGAGAACGCCGTGGTGTGGCTGGAGAACCCCGAAGACCTCGACTACGTGCGCCAGGCCCTCGACAAGACCCCGCGCCGCCGCGGCAGACCCCGCTACGAACGGGACGGCCGCATGGTCGGCTACACCGAACTCGATGCCCACGCCGAAGCCGACCCCGACAGCGGGCTCCAGCGCCGCCGGGTCTTCTTCCTCCTCCCGCACGACCGCGACGCGAAACCTGACGGCCCGTACCACGAAGGTGCCCCCGGCGAGGCCGTCGACCCCCGCACCATCGAGCCCTGCCGGGTGGGGGACAAGACCCCCCGGTCCCAGCGTGGTCCCGCCGCGGGGATAGCAGCGAGTCAGTGA
- a CDS encoding DUF6009 family protein has translation MSALIDPEDLTHEHDLVWLEDTSSLGYVRQALDRIAGRTRKPPYHRAGRLVGYATLGPDARPSRASGTYVRRVFWLAPHDRDQQPDGLYSSGAPSEAVDPRTVSPGVKGYKTERSEGGPASDAMRELGITLPKA, from the coding sequence GTGAGCGCCCTGATCGACCCCGAGGACCTCACCCACGAGCACGACCTCGTGTGGCTGGAGGACACCAGCTCCCTGGGTTACGTCCGGCAGGCCCTCGACCGCATCGCGGGCCGCACCCGCAAACCCCCCTATCACCGGGCCGGCCGCCTCGTCGGGTACGCCACGCTCGGCCCCGACGCCCGGCCGTCACGCGCATCCGGCACCTACGTCCGCCGGGTGTTCTGGCTCGCCCCCCACGACCGCGACCAGCAGCCCGACGGGCTCTACAGCAGCGGTGCCCCGTCCGAGGCCGTCGACCCCCGCACAGTGAGCCCCGGGGTGAAGGGCTACAAGACGGAACGGTCCGAAGGCGGTCCGGCGTCGGACGCCATGCGCGAACTGGGCATCACCCTGCCCAAGGCCTGA
- a CDS encoding DNA primase family protein: MAKTFAHLYARDYRHVNGLGWYKWTGYRWEPDEHDTVVWSAGDMAESLATTDPTGEYNTVELRRERRRAMSTPGIKSMLTQAKSAEGMLLDASRLDADPYALCTPGGVVDLRTGALGPPDPLAGFHSRATSVSPQQMPTPRWDRFLTDTFGSDAEGREMISFLHLLLGYSITGDVGAQILAFLYGMGKNGKSVLLDVLVKLLGDYADAAPPGFLMAKPFESHPTDLTELHGRRVIVCSELKAGDRFDEARVKLLTGGDIIKARRMRQDFFSFVPTHKLFLLGNHRPEVGTGGFAFWRRMRLLPFDRVVPDIRKVDNLADILVTEEGPGILAWLITGARRYLGGDKDLTGPERVRMATTAYAETEDHLGRFLAESCKVRPGARAEQKTVHLAYTRWCESEGASPVSSRAFAARVREVIGISSPKEMATSNSRKYYPGIALLTDNTEERA, translated from the coding sequence ATGGCGAAGACCTTCGCCCACCTGTACGCACGGGACTACCGGCACGTCAACGGCCTCGGCTGGTACAAGTGGACCGGCTACCGCTGGGAGCCGGACGAGCACGACACCGTTGTCTGGAGCGCCGGTGACATGGCCGAGTCCCTGGCCACCACCGACCCCACCGGCGAGTACAACACCGTGGAACTGCGCCGCGAGCGCCGCCGTGCCATGTCGACCCCCGGCATCAAGTCCATGCTCACCCAGGCCAAGTCCGCCGAGGGCATGCTGCTGGACGCCTCGCGCCTGGACGCCGACCCGTACGCCCTGTGCACACCCGGCGGAGTCGTCGACCTGCGCACCGGGGCGCTCGGCCCACCCGACCCGCTCGCCGGATTCCACTCGCGCGCCACGTCGGTCTCACCGCAGCAGATGCCCACCCCCCGCTGGGACCGCTTCCTGACCGACACCTTCGGATCGGACGCCGAGGGAAGGGAGATGATCTCCTTCCTGCATCTGCTGCTCGGCTACTCCATCACCGGCGACGTCGGCGCGCAGATCCTGGCGTTCCTCTACGGCATGGGCAAGAACGGCAAGAGCGTCCTGCTCGACGTGCTGGTCAAGCTGCTGGGCGACTACGCCGACGCGGCCCCGCCCGGTTTCCTGATGGCCAAGCCCTTCGAGAGCCACCCCACGGACCTCACCGAATTGCACGGCCGCCGTGTCATCGTGTGTTCCGAACTCAAAGCGGGCGACCGCTTCGACGAGGCCCGCGTCAAGCTGCTCACCGGTGGCGACATCATCAAGGCCCGCCGGATGCGGCAGGACTTCTTCTCCTTCGTCCCCACCCACAAGCTCTTCCTGCTGGGCAACCACAGACCCGAGGTCGGCACCGGCGGCTTCGCGTTCTGGCGCCGGATGCGCCTGCTGCCCTTCGACCGTGTCGTCCCCGACATCCGCAAGGTCGACAACCTGGCCGACATCCTGGTCACCGAGGAGGGCCCGGGCATTCTGGCCTGGCTGATCACCGGCGCCCGCCGCTACCTGGGCGGCGACAAGGATCTCACCGGGCCGGAGAGGGTACGGATGGCCACGACCGCGTACGCGGAGACCGAGGACCACCTCGGGCGCTTTCTCGCCGAGTCCTGCAAGGTCCGCCCCGGAGCGCGGGCCGAGCAGAAGACGGTGCACCTCGCCTACACCCGCTGGTGCGAGAGCGAGGGCGCCTCACCGGTCTCCTCACGCGCCTTCGCCGCCCGTGTCCGCGAGGTCATCGGCATCAGCTCGCCCAAGGAGATGGCTACCTCGAACTCCAGAAAGTACTACCCAGGCATCGCCCTGCTCACCGACAACACCGAGGAGCGTGCGTGA
- a CDS encoding bifunctional DNA primase/polymerase, with translation MHSTFRPDMLAIARWCAAAGWPVHPLAAGRKTPVRNCPTCAESGHVHLGCPCVSAGRWCHGFHAATTDPGRISARWANDKRSGVGVSCGPAGLVVIDIDAHAVPLPERERLLPGIPVHDGVDLTGLENGFHTLALLAALRREPDPATDPTTLRVRTPSGGMHVWYRAGAGRSWLCSTGSGRGRALAWQVDVRATGGYIVAPGTTTTAGTYTPVGDCRTPAPLPAWLDAELTRTGHLNTPSPAARSRLPPPSRARQAVAAGGGGRTAAARVLESVLADVASCSAVAQGAGFTARLNRAAFTLGGLVAAGHLAHHTAYDTLLAVAEHVRPGRHIRAAAIVRNGLDAGTRRPLYPGGRS, from the coding sequence GTGCACTCCACGTTCCGTCCGGACATGCTGGCCATCGCGCGGTGGTGCGCGGCGGCCGGCTGGCCGGTGCACCCGCTCGCCGCGGGCCGCAAGACTCCCGTACGGAACTGCCCCACGTGCGCCGAGTCCGGACACGTACACCTCGGCTGCCCCTGCGTTTCCGCCGGCCGGTGGTGTCACGGGTTCCACGCCGCGACCACGGACCCCGGCCGGATCAGCGCCCGGTGGGCGAATGACAAACGCTCCGGCGTCGGGGTCTCCTGCGGTCCGGCCGGGCTCGTCGTGATCGACATCGATGCCCATGCTGTCCCCCTTCCGGAGCGTGAACGGCTGCTGCCGGGAATCCCCGTGCACGACGGCGTGGACCTGACCGGTCTGGAGAACGGCTTTCACACCCTCGCCCTGCTGGCAGCCCTCCGCCGGGAGCCCGACCCCGCAACCGATCCGACGACCCTGCGGGTCCGTACCCCGTCGGGCGGCATGCACGTGTGGTACCGCGCCGGAGCCGGCCGGAGCTGGCTGTGTTCGACAGGTTCGGGGCGTGGCAGGGCACTGGCCTGGCAGGTCGACGTACGTGCCACGGGCGGATACATCGTCGCTCCGGGCACCACCACGACAGCCGGCACCTACACACCCGTGGGCGACTGCCGGACGCCCGCCCCCCTGCCCGCCTGGCTGGACGCCGAGCTCACCCGCACAGGCCATCTGAACACCCCCTCGCCCGCGGCCCGTTCCCGCCTGCCCCCGCCGTCCCGCGCCCGCCAGGCAGTCGCCGCGGGGGGCGGCGGACGCACCGCCGCAGCACGTGTGCTGGAGAGCGTTCTGGCGGATGTCGCCAGTTGCTCGGCCGTCGCACAGGGTGCGGGATTCACCGCCAGGCTCAACCGTGCGGCGTTCACCCTGGGGGGTCTGGTGGCTGCGGGCCACCTCGCCCACCACACCGCATACGACACGCTGCTGGCCGTGGCGGAACATGTCCGGCCCGGCCGGCACATCCGCGCGGCCGCCATCGTGCGCAATGGACTCGACGCAGGTACCCGACGCCCCCTCTACCCGGGAGGACGCTCGTGA